The genomic stretch TAATGAAAAATCATACGGATGCTGTTTTTTGTTGATTTTCGGTTACAATTTTTCCATCAAAAAGGTTGATCACCCTATGGGCAAAACTGGCATCATGATGGGAGTGGGTCACCATGACAATAGTGGTTCCTTCCTTGTTCAGCTCTGTCAAGAGGTTCATGACTTCCTGCCCGTTTTTGGAGTCCAGGTTACCCGTAGGTTCATCAGCAAGGATCAGCTTGGCATTGGCCACCAAAGCCCGGGCAATGGCCACCCTTTGTTGTTGGCCTCCGGAAAGTTGCTTTGGGAAGTGCTTCATGCGATGTCCCATTTCCATTCTTTTGAGTACCTCGTGAATTCGCTTTTTCCTATCTGCTGCACTCAGCTTCAGATAGATCAAGGGGAGTTCTACATTCTCATATACATTCAGCTCATCGATCAGGTTAAAGCTCTGAAACACAAAGCCAATATTTCCTTTTCGGTACTTGGTACGGTTATTTTCTTTTAGGTTTCCCACCGATGTACCATCAAAGTGGTAAGTCCCGGAACTGGGATTATCCAAAAGCCCTATGATATTTAACAGGGTAGACTTTCCACAACCAGAAGGTCCCATAATTGCTAGAAACTCACCTTTTTTCACATGCAGGTTGATATTGTTAAGGGCAGTGGTTTCTATTTCTTCTGTTCGAAAAACTTTCGATAGGTTATTTGCTTTTATCATGTATTTATAAGTTTATGTTTATTTTTTTTCTTTCAACCCGCATATGCATTGGGGCTTCGTTATAGCCTATCCCGAAATCCTTCGGGGAATGTAGAGAAGAGCCGAAAGCACAATACCGGACTTTAAAATATCAGGAATTTACAATGCCCCCTTCTTAAGCTCAGTGGTGCAAAAGTTTCCATCTTCTATTTCTTTTCCTTCACTGCAACACCAATTTTTCATTATCCCCAAAGGCTTCATAGCCCGAAATAATCACTTTTTCTCCAACTTCTAACCCCTCCAGTACCTCATAGTATTTGGGATTTTGCTTGCCAATTTTAATGCTTCTCTTATATGCATATTCCTCAGAAGGGTCCAAAACATAGGCCCATTGCCCGCCTGAACTTTGAAAAAATGCTCCCTTCGGTAATAGTAATGCCTTTTGTGGATCACCCAATTCCAAGTTGATGTAATAACTCTGACCATTCCTCATTAGGGCAGGTTTGTTTTCCGTAAAGTGCATATCCACCCTAAACTTCCCTT from Echinicola soli encodes the following:
- a CDS encoding ABC transporter ATP-binding protein, which produces MIKANNLSKVFRTEEIETTALNNINLHVKKGEFLAIMGPSGCGKSTLLNIIGLLDNPSSGTYHFDGTSVGNLKENNRTKYRKGNIGFVFQSFNLIDELNVYENVELPLIYLKLSAADRKKRIHEVLKRMEMGHRMKHFPKQLSGGQQQRVAIARALVANAKLILADEPTGNLDSKNGQEVMNLLTELNKEGTTIVMVTHSHHDASFAHRVINLFDGKIVTENQQKTASV